A single window of Scyliorhinus torazame isolate Kashiwa2021f chromosome 29, sScyTor2.1, whole genome shotgun sequence DNA harbors:
- the nosip gene encoding nitric oxide synthase-interacting protein, which yields MTRHGKNCTAGAVYTYYEKKKDTAVSGYGTQSLRLSKDAIKDFDCCCLSLQPCKDPVITPDGFIYEKEAILEYILHQKTEIAKKIKAYEKQKNIKKTELAELAKAEKESKVKAFLEKESTIVSKPLNPFSSKEGEAQASSSTEPVQHGGEKHLPSFWIPSLTPEAKASTVRKPDKTVYCPMSGRSLKMKDLIPVNFLPVDSKLERVQLITKQERYVCAVTRDVLGNSVPCAVLRPSGAVVTVECVEKLIKHDMVDPINGAQLTEKDIIHIQRGGTGFAGSGVKLEAKESRPVMQA from the exons CTGTTTCAGGGTATGGGACTCAGTCCCTACGACTCAGCAAGGATGCCATCAAGGACTTTGACTGCTGCTGTTTATCTTTGCAGCCTTGCAAAGATCCCGTCATAAC ACCTGATGGTTTTATATATGAAAAGGAAGCAATTCTAGAATACATCCTGCATCAGAAAACCGAAATTGCCAAGAAGATAAAG GCTTACGAGAAACAGAAGAACATCAAAAAGACGGAGCTGGCTGAGCTGGCGAAGGCGGAGAAGGAGTCTAAAGTCAAAGCGTTCCTGGAGAAAGAGTCAACCATCGTGAGCAAGCCGCTGAATCCCTTCAGCTCCAAAGAGG GGGAAGCCCAGGCTAGCTCGAGCACGGAACCAGTTCAGCACGGGGGTGAAAAGCACTTGCCGAGCTTTTGGATCCCGTCCCTTACCCCCGAGGCGAAAGCATCTACCGTGAGAAAACCG GATAAGACTGTCTACTGCCCGATGAGCGGGAGGTCGCTGAAGATGAAAGACCTGATCCCTGTGAACTTCTTGCCAGTTGACAGTAAGCTGGAGCGCGTGCAGCTAATCACCAAGCAGGAACGCTACGTCTGTGCCGTGACGCGGGACGTGCTGGGGAACTCTGTGCCGTGCGCTGTACTTCGACCCTC GGGGGCTGTGGTCACCGTGGAGTGCGTAGAGAAGCTGATTAAACATGACATGGTTGACCCGATCAATGGGGCCCAACTGACGGAGAAGGACATAATCCACATTCAGAGG GGAGGGACTGGATTCGCCGGATCCGGAGTGAAACTGGAAGCAAAGGAGTCGAGGCCGGTGATGCAGGCGTAA